From Rhineura floridana isolate rRhiFlo1 chromosome 5, rRhiFlo1.hap2, whole genome shotgun sequence, a single genomic window includes:
- the KCTD12 gene encoding BTB/POZ domain-containing protein KCTD12 produces the protein MALADSGRGLPNGGGGGSNSALRSGARSQQQELAASVTGSGEGFPEIVELNVGGQVYVTRRGTVLSVRGSLLWRMFSQQEAAELPRDSKGRFFLDRDGFLFRYILDYLRDQELVLPERFPERSRLQREAEYFQLPDLARRLAAAGASAATARFCGLLRDASVCADEPPAGLGYLEADLPEAGGPALSASPTSSRSPSGGPLLAPSLSLDAGGVVAGRRSGYITIGYRGSYTIGRDAQADAKFRRVARITVCGKTALAKEVFGETLNESRDPDRPPERYTARYYLKFNFLEQAFDRLSEAGFRMAACSSTGTCAFAPEQGGPADDKIWTSYTEYVFCRE, from the coding sequence ATGGCCTTAGCGGACAGCGGTCGGGGACTCCCCAACGGGGGCGGCGGGGGCAGCAACAGCGCCTTGAGGAGCGGGGCGCGATCGCAGCAGCAAGAGCTAGCGGCGTCGGTGACCGGCAGCGGCGAGGGATTCCCAGAGATCGTGGAGCTGAACGTAGGCGGGCAGGTGTACGTGACGCGCCGGGGCACGGTGCTCTCGGTGCGGGGCTCGCTGCTCTGGCGCATGTTCTCGCAGCAGGAGGCGGCCGAGCTGCCCCGCGACTCTAAGGGCCGCTTCTTCTTGGACCGCGACGGCTTCCTCTTCCGCTATATCCTGGATTACCTGCGCGACCAGGAACTGGTATTGCCTGAGCGCTTCCCCGAACGGAGCCGCCTACAGAGGGAAGCCGAGTACTTTCAGCTGCCGGACCTGGCGCGCCGCCTGGCGGCCGCCGGCGCATCAGCTGCGACGGCGCGCTTCTGCGGGCTCTTGCGCGACGCCTCCGTGTGCGCCGACGAGCCACCGGCGGGGCTGGGCTACCTGGAGGCGGACCTGCCCGAGGCCGGTGGCCCGGCTCTGTCGGCCTCGCCCACGTCCAGCCGCAGCCCATCAGGGGGTCCCCTCCTGGCGCCGTCGCTCTCCCTAGATGCCGGCGGGGTGGTAGCCGGGCGGCGCTCGGGCTACATCACCATCGGCTACCGCGGCTCTTACACCATCGGGCGGGACGCGCAGGCGGACGCCAAATTCCGCCGCGTGGCGCGCATCACGGTGTGCGGCAAGACGGCGCTAGCCAAGGAAGTCTTCGGCGAGACACTCAACGAGAGCCGCGACCCGGACAGACCCCCAGAGCGTTACACGGCCCGTTACTATCTCAAGTTCAACTTCCTCGAGCAGGCCTTCGACCGGCTCAGCGAGGCCGGCTTCCGCATGGCCGCCTGCTCATCCACAGGCACTTGCGCCTTCGCCCCGGAGCAGGGCGGCCCTGCCGACGACAAGATCTGGACCAGCTACACCGAGTACGTCTTCTGCAGGGAGTAA